The following are encoded together in the Oncorhynchus gorbuscha isolate QuinsamMale2020 ecotype Even-year linkage group LG03, OgorEven_v1.0, whole genome shotgun sequence genome:
- the LOC124031488 gene encoding uncharacterized protein LOC124031488 isoform X5 — MNEGLVDNRGSGRGPGEEDMEINGEVLKPTNDLLIEREERTEVGDNGLERTSQVLLPLEALAPSDSLDIQDHATSVPVITGHGQTEKIPGGVAEEQPVDWFEPLEDDNYEDDTQGWNVGLAMGERRVNGKGDAEEESVAGSERSGSVAGLEKKINSNNLFSVYRRKKRVTVEEGWEDWPALGKGWKRKAVVRRSGSSVGQSDVYYMSPSNERVRSRVELSKVLADTLDMTMFDYKAGVFRGAGQPKPLRARKTNIQKDPPPLVDCGFSSESSLKDRGDRADSPDSHHRLTPLSRSSMGTPSKDLQHTTPPRPNSSLAKISSASVAHDVEDVKQNATKLPLSPASSLSVSINGKAGSEPFFGICAICGNSYTGLEYERQMKSPCCTICRANNPTIAKIQLHQRFRKYKPDGPQMLDPYPMTNFQNSTSQYSDPEDFSVNVDIEDDDEEFDGDDADYEAWVRKRKRRSCGKCEACNSRTDCGTCDFCIDKPKFGGSNKKRQKCRLRQCQRQAMRHLLPFQLGQTDFGSQEGWVQLGRPRPHFTYSRKTTSKKRKTPHLQVDMEFTDDDDEPLQQEEDYRYMETAHWRPMLPSKRRDENFRNHIPTVQAHKETVEIVKNNSLLEHVPDILNLISSPAYCTLFKPADPAVKYVGPPVENTSSAAPDRQSGMNGGRPSVDMDVETPSVEPEVEEVTPMITQIFSLADSAATSGIDQEHELLKLLKSIHSSALPTLWFAIMVEGPTLQLLQCSKLSHMVDTTVQIDPSFYYQICVQGQPLLLTHPLYEAHPSCLTSVPQVANLLLDLEKYNVCQGVPTKEQPFSQAPIIIERASTCDFLVLKETEHCVRCKALSCSY; from the exons ATGAATGAAGGACTGGTGGATAACCGAGGTTCCGGGAGAGGGCCAGGGGAGGAAGACATGGAGATAAACGGAGAGGTACTAAAACCTACAAATGATCTACTtatagaaagggaggagaggactgaggTTGGGGACAATGGGCTGGAGAGGACCTCTCAGGTCCTATTGCCACTGGAGGCCCTGGCTCCCTCGGACAGCCTTGACATTCAGGACCATGCCACCTCTGTTCCTGTGATAACAGGCCATGGGCAGACAGAGAAGATCCCAGGGGGAGTTGCTGAGGAACAACCTGTAGACTGGTTTGAGCCCCTGGAAGATGACAATTATGAAGATGACACACAGGGTTGGAACGTGGGCCTTGCGATGGGGGAGCGACGCGTGAATGGAAAAGGGGATGCCGAAGAGGAGAGTGTTGCAGGGAGCGAAAGGAGCGGTAGCGTGGCAGGCCTTGAGAAGAAAATCAACAGCAACAACCT GTTTTCTGTTTATAGACGGAAGAAAAGAGTAACAGTTGAAGAGGGCTGGGAGGACTGGCCGGCACTTGGAAAGGGGTGGAAGCGCAAAGCGGTTGTTCGTCGTTCAGGTTCTAGTGTTGGCCAGAGTGACGTTTATTACATGAG TCCGAGTAATGAGCGTGTGAGAAGTAGGGTTGAGCTTTCCAAAGTCCTAGCAGATACTCTGGACATGACAATGTTTGATTACAAAGCAGGGGTGTTCAGGGGTGCTGGACAACCCAAGCCCTTGCGTGCGAGAAAGAcg AACATACAGAAGGATCCTCCTCCCTTAGTGGACTGTGGATTTTCCTCAGAGTCCAGCTTGAAGGACAGAGGGGACCGGGCAGACAGTCCTGACTCCCATCACAGACTGACCCCTCTGAGTCGCAGCTCTATGGGCACGCCAAGCAAAGATCTCCAACATACCACTCCCCCAAGACCGAACTCGTCTCTCGCAAAGATTAGTTCAGCTTCTGTCGCTCATGATGTGGAAGATGTGAAGCAAAATGCAACTAAACTGCCCTTGAGCCCTGCATCATCCCTTTCAGTCTCCATCAATGGGAAGGCTGGTTCAGAGCCCTTCTTTGG CATCTGTGCCATTTGTGGTAATTCATATACAGGCTTAGAGTATGAAAGGCAGATGAAGAGTCCCTGTTGCACCATATGCAGGG CCAACAATCCAACTATAGCCAAGATTCAACTTCATCAAAGATTCAGAAAG TATAAACCCGATGGTCCCCAAATGTTGGATCCCTATCCCATGACGAATTTTCAG AACTCCACTTCTCAATACAGTGACCCTGAGGACTTCTCTGTGAATGTCGATATAGAAGATGACGATGAAGAGTTTGATGGTGATGATGCTGACTATGAG GCTTGGGTGAGGAAACGTAAGCGGCGCTCCTGTGGGAAGTGTGAAGCCTGTAATAGTAGGACAGACTGTGGCACTTGTGATTTCTGCATAGACAAACCCAAGTTTGGAGGCAGCAATAAGAAGAGACAGAAGTGCCGTCTACGGCAGTGCCAGAGACAGGCCATG AGACACTTGTTGCCCTTTCAGTTGGGCCAGACTGATTTTGGGTCCCAAGAGGGGTGGGTGCAGCTTGGCAGGCCTAGGCCTCACTTTACATACAGTCGCAAGACAACCTCAAAGAAAAGAAAAACACCGCATCTGCAAGTGGACATGGAGTTCACTGATGATGACGACGAGCCACTGCAGCAAGAAGAGGATTATCGCTACATGGAAACA GCACATTGGCGCCCTATGCTTCCCAGCAAACGCCGGGATGAGAATTTCAGAAACCACATACCGACAGTCCAG GCTCACAAAGAGACTGTGGAAATTGTCAAAAATAATTCACTTCTGGAGCATGTCCCAGATATCCTCAACCTTATAAGTTCTCCAGCA TATTGCACACTGTTCAAACCGGCAGACCCCGCGGTGAAATATGTTGGACCCCCAGTTGAGAATACATCCTcagcagctccggacagacagaGTGGAATGAATGGAGGAAGGCCAAGTGTGGACATGGATGTAGAAACGCCGTCTGTGGAGCCAGAAGTGGAGGAGGTCACACCTATG ATCACTCAGATCTTCAGTCTTGCTGACAGTGCAGCAACAAGTGGGATCGACCAAGAACATGAGCTGTTAAAGCTACTGAAGTCCATTCACAGCTCTGCACTCCCCACACTCTGGTTTGCCATAATGGTGGAGGGCCCGACACTACAGCTACTGCAGTGCTCTAAGCTCTCCCACATGGTGGACACAACCGTGCAGATTGACCCGAGTTTCTACTATCAGATCTGTGTACAGGGCCAGCCGCTGCTCCTCACCCACCCGCTGTATGAAGCTCACCCATCCTGCTTGACATCTGTGCCCCAGGTGGCGAACCTGCTCCTGGATCTGGAGAAGTACAACGTGTGCCAGGGGGTCCCGACCAAGGAACAGCCATTCAGCCAGGCTCCAATTATCATTGAGCGGGCATCAACCTGTGACTTTCTGGTACTTAAAGAAACCGAGCACTGTGTGAGGTGTAAGGCCTTATCCTGCAGCTATTAA